The proteins below are encoded in one region of Methanofollis aquaemaris:
- a CDS encoding 4Fe-4S dicluster domain-containing protein has protein sequence MIRILPHIRRIKRAQKRSIISLEKNPENPETIASDDFLQDLELTLTTMGVSEIGYATVSEDEIFQQKGILYTNAIVITAPMDREKIDTAPSLDSSDTSFASYAMLGEIVNQVAGFLRTNGFGAQADPALGGKVSFPNLAEKAKIGVRGRHGLLISPANGPCQRIAAIYTSITNLPVSSENPHAWIRDFCKTCGECARNCPGDAIDRGTDPGSEIRRPFLDAKKCHPYFEDRHGCGVCIRVCPFHIQGYERIRAMVKER, from the coding sequence CTGCCCCACATCAGACGGATCAAAAGGGCGCAGAAGCGGAGCATCATTTCACTGGAAAAAAATCCTGAAAACCCCGAAACGATTGCCAGCGACGATTTTCTTCAAGACCTTGAACTCACCCTGACCACCATGGGCGTCTCAGAGATCGGCTATGCGACGGTTTCCGAAGATGAGATCTTTCAACAGAAAGGGATCCTCTACACCAACGCCATCGTGATCACCGCACCGATGGACAGAGAGAAGATCGATACCGCCCCGAGTCTCGATAGTTCGGACACCTCTTTTGCTTCCTATGCAATGCTCGGGGAGATCGTCAATCAGGTCGCTGGTTTTTTACGGACAAACGGTTTCGGGGCCCAGGCAGATCCGGCACTGGGAGGGAAAGTGTCGTTCCCGAACCTCGCGGAGAAAGCGAAGATCGGAGTTCGCGGCAGGCACGGGCTTCTGATATCCCCGGCGAACGGCCCGTGCCAGAGGATTGCGGCAATCTATACGAGCATCACGAACCTGCCGGTCAGTTCCGAGAACCCTCACGCATGGATCCGTGACTTCTGCAAGACCTGTGGAGAGTGCGCCAGAAATTGTCCGGGGGATGCGATCGATCGGGGAACCGATCCCGGTTCAGAGATCCGTCGCCCCTTTCTCGATGCAAAGAAATGCCACCCGTACTTCGAGGACCGCCATGGCTGCGGGGTGTGCATACGGGTCTGTCCGTTCCACATACAGGGGTATGAGAGAATCCGTGCAATGGTAAAAGAGCGATAA
- a CDS encoding ATP-binding protein, with product MTDLLEHLVALNPWWSGRAFETGVRRERYLSKIKQYLASGEIVALSGVRRAGKTTLLYQMIHDLIHEQGVDPRSILFVNCDEPVLDGLDHPLETVLDTYRRAVWSDEGAVLVFDEIQNVPGWERWVKAVYDRNQFGLVISGSSSHLLDTEVSTLISGRYLAVPVYPLDFREYLLFQGCEVGSDPIALTGRKYDLLHHLRRYLREGGFPQTVRQKEESVKIDQLRAYYDSIVYRDIVRVNEVRNQRAMSALLSYLLTNIASPYSYRQLEQVLGIEAATIREYIHYAGMAMVLFEVRYFSYSLKVQARNNKKIYCIDTGLRNAVSFTFSADEGRCVENLVFLELRRRGYEPYYWKKRGEVDFVLKNQDNTLTAINVTSTDALPEREMDALREFAGEFGGKVKDLVLITKDTERTEGEIRCVPLWKWLLDA from the coding sequence GTGACCGATCTCCTCGAACACCTGGTAGCCCTCAATCCCTGGTGGAGCGGCAGAGCATTCGAGACGGGCGTCCGGAGAGAGCGCTATCTCTCGAAGATAAAACAATACCTTGCTTCCGGCGAAATCGTGGCCCTCAGCGGGGTCCGGCGGGCGGGTAAGACCACCCTTCTTTACCAGATGATCCACGACCTGATCCACGAACAGGGCGTCGACCCGAGATCGATCCTCTTTGTCAACTGCGACGAACCTGTCCTCGACGGCCTGGACCACCCGCTGGAGACGGTGCTCGATACCTATAGAAGAGCAGTCTGGAGCGACGAAGGAGCCGTACTGGTCTTCGACGAGATCCAGAACGTCCCCGGATGGGAGCGGTGGGTCAAAGCAGTTTATGACCGCAATCAGTTCGGGCTGGTGATCTCCGGGTCGTCCTCACATCTCCTCGACACTGAAGTCTCGACCCTGATCAGCGGGCGATATCTGGCGGTCCCGGTCTATCCACTTGATTTCCGGGAGTATCTTCTCTTTCAGGGTTGTGAAGTGGGGAGCGATCCGATCGCGCTCACTGGCCGGAAGTACGACCTCCTCCATCATCTCAGGCGGTACCTCCGTGAAGGAGGGTTTCCGCAGACCGTGCGGCAGAAAGAGGAGAGCGTGAAGATCGATCAGCTGAGGGCGTACTATGACAGCATCGTCTACCGCGACATCGTCCGCGTGAACGAGGTGCGCAACCAGAGGGCGATGAGCGCCCTCCTCTCCTATCTCCTGACCAACATCGCTTCGCCCTATTCGTACCGGCAGTTGGAGCAGGTGCTCGGGATCGAAGCGGCGACGATCAGGGAATACATTCACTATGCCGGGATGGCGATGGTGCTCTTCGAGGTCAGGTACTTCAGTTATTCCCTGAAGGTGCAGGCACGGAACAACAAGAAGATCTACTGCATCGATACCGGGCTGAGAAACGCGGTCTCGTTCACATTCTCGGCGGACGAAGGGAGATGTGTCGAGAACCTCGTCTTCCTCGAACTGCGGCGGCGAGGCTACGAACCTTATTACTGGAAGAAAAGAGGCGAGGTGGATTTTGTCCTGAAAAACCAGGACAACACCCTCACGGCGATCAATGTCACCTCCACCGACGCCCTCCCAGAACGCGAGATGGATGCACTCAGGGAGTTTGCCGGGGAGTTCGGGGGCAAGGTGAAGGATCTGGTGCTGATCACGAAGGATACGGAACGGACGGAAGGAGAGATCAGGTGCGTCCCGCTCTGGAAGTGGTTGCTCGACGCCTGA
- a CDS encoding DUF308 domain-containing protein has product MKKESDLSLEVVILLIFGVFMLLFGLLLFWIHTGALPYAPDSTYGLFLVIVSLQVITMGKTPFGDLRRSWPVIILGICTAIIGMVACFIPGTLTTLVRLLVGGMLFLGGTALLVQLFVFEEKARTWMKISGILRHLTVACASVYLLSVVLGLVTLLPGITTDPQTAVLLILYGIGFFYLSWSLQRVNELYPPEKREQPA; this is encoded by the coding sequence ATGAAGAAGGAATCCGATCTTTCTCTTGAGGTTGTCATCTTGCTTATCTTCGGAGTATTCATGCTCCTCTTCGGCCTGCTCCTCTTCTGGATCCATACCGGCGCACTCCCTTATGCGCCGGACAGCACCTACGGGCTCTTTCTCGTCATCGTCTCTTTGCAGGTCATCACGATGGGAAAGACTCCTTTCGGCGATCTCCGCCGTTCGTGGCCGGTCATAATTCTGGGCATCTGCACGGCGATCATCGGGATGGTCGCCTGTTTCATTCCCGGAACTCTGACGACACTCGTCCGCCTCCTTGTGGGAGGTATGCTTTTTCTCGGAGGGACCGCACTTCTTGTGCAGTTGTTCGTCTTCGAAGAGAAGGCCAGGACATGGATGAAGATCTCCGGGATATTACGGCACCTGACGGTTGCCTGTGCCTCTGTGTATCTACTGTCGGTAGTTTTAGGTCTTGTGACGCTCCTTCCCGGCATCACGACCGATCCGCAGACCGCAGTGCTTCTCATCCTCTACGGCATCGGTTTCTTCTATCTCTCGTGGAGTCTTCAGAGGGTCAACGAATTGTATCCTCCTGAAAAAAGAGAACAGCCGGCATGA